AGTAGGGGACCGCGAGGGGCGATACGTTCTTGTAGCCCTTCTGGTCGGTATCCATGACGTTGCTCGCCTTGATGCGGAACGGGACAGTGATGGAAGTGTCTTGCGGCAGGTAGGCACGGCCGATGTCCTTGCTCGATTCGGCGGCGAGCCTCGGGAGCACCGTGGCGGGCAGGGTGAAGCGCAGGCCGTTGTGGGTGTAGGGGGCGATGTTCAGCAGTAGCCCCGAATCGGCGGGGAGCCCCTCGAACTCGAACTTGCCCAGGGAATCCGTCTTAGTGCTGAAGGAATCCTCGTCGAGGTTGATGTAGGAAGTGTCGGCGTGGGTTATCCAGACCTTTGCCTTTTGGACGGGGAGGGCGGCGCCCGTCTGCGGGTCATGTATGTAGTATTCGCCCGTGATTCCCGCGTTCAGGGGGCTGAGGCGAATTATGTTGCTCACGCTCGCCACTATCCCGTGCATCGATGAGGATTCGTTGGTGGAACCCACCGTGCGCACCTTGGGGGCGTAATGGAGCGTGTCCTTGCCTTTTACCTTTGTGTAGCTGAACGAAAAGCTTATCGAGCCGTAGGGGAGCCTGTCGATGAAGAAGGCCCCGTCCTCGTCGGTGGTGGCCATCAGCGTTTTGCCGTCGGCAACCTGGTAGCTAATGGTGGCTCCCTCTAGCCCCTTGCCGTTGCTGGCGTCGAGCACGTAGCCTGAAAATTCCCACTTGGAATAGTCGTCGCTTTCGGAATCCGTGACCGAGCATGCGGCCAGGAAAAGCGCAAAAAGAAGGGTGACTAGTTTGTTCATCCTGTTTCCTTTGTTCGAGACTATTTAAAAATCTGAACATCCCAAAACGGGACGGAAAGATAGAATACTCTGACAAACTTGTCAATAACGGACAAAATAGCGTTATGTTGTTTTTGTATTTGAGAACAACTTGCGTGGGTGTATCTTGTAAAAGATAATTTTACAAGGGTTGCTAAATGTTTGTCGGGGATAGAGATAGTAAGTGTTGTATACTTTTTGTAATAAATATTTTGTCTGTTATTTAATAACGAACAAAATAATTTACTAAAATTACAACAAAATAACAAAAACCATATTGGAGATTTTATATGCCCGAAAACAAGAAAGCCCAGAATGAACAGCCCGAAGTCGTGTGGAACGATTCCAACATGAAGAGCCTTTACGTGAACGCCACCAACGTGGTGGGCGGCCGCGAAGAAATCATGATGCTCCTTGGCCTGAACCAGGCATGGAGCATGGGGCAGGGCAAGGTGAACGTGGATATCGCCGAACGCGTGGTGATGACCCCGTACACCGCAAAGAGGCTCGCCATCATGCTCGCCGCGACGCTCAAGGCCTACGAGGCCAAGTTCGGCCCGGTAGACATCGGCGTAGCCAAGGCAACGGCCAAGAAGGCCTAAGTCTCTCTAGGATAACGAGTTTAGGCGGCTACCGGCGGCAGCCGTTTTTTCTGCATCCGCTTGGAAAATATATTTTTACAGTGCGCGTTGCGGACAAATTCCTGGAAATAATTCTTTTGTACGAAATTTTTATTATATTTTCTTCGGTGCTTCAAAACAGGAGAACGAAAGTGAAAATGGTGAAAAAGATTGGTTCGATGAGTGTTTTTGCTCTCGCAATGCTTGCTTTTTCGGCGTGCGATGATACCTCTTCGGCAAGTTCGGATGAAACGGATGCTTCTAGTTCGTCTGTAGAATCGTCGGATTCCGACGATTCTTCGTCTTCGGTCAGTGAAAAATCATCTAGCAGTGATGTGAAATATAGCAGTTCTGTAAAAGATAATCCTATTTCGGTTGATTCTAAAAGTTCTAGTTCTGTTAAATCATCCTCATCGATTTCGGTCGGGAGTTCGTCAAGTAGTAAGAAAATAGATTCTAGTTCGTCTGTAGTCTCGTCATCAAGCAAAATACAGAGTAGTAGTTCTAAAAGGTCGTCTTCTTCGAGTATAGCCTCTAGTAGTAGTTCCGTAAAATCGTCGTCATCGAGTGTAAAATCTAGTAGTTCTGTTGTTTCGTCTTCCAGTAAGGATGTTGCGTCTAGCAGTAGTGAATATGTGCCGTTTGATCATACTGTGACTTTGGGGGAAATGAGGGATGAGTATAAAAAGTTTACGGATGAACGCAATGGCCGCAGTTACTACTACATTACGATAAGGGGCAAGAACTCTAAGGGAGAGGCAGACTCCGTGACCGTAATGGCCGAGAACCTCAATATCGGCAAAATGATTACATATGTAAAGGATCAGGCTGACGATACGTTAATCGAGCGTTACTGCTACGATAGGGATACCACAAATTGTGACCGCTACGGGGGGCTCTACCAGTGGGCCGAGATGATGCAGTTGCCGAGCCGTTGCAATACTGAAAGTTGTGCTGACCTTATTCAGGAAAATCATCAAGGAATCTGTCCGGATGGCTGGCGGCTCTTGACCCAGGAAGATTTTTACATTGTGCTTCATGCCGACGGCAATACGCATGGAATTGCGGGGGTTCGATCCTCGTATGGATTTAACGGGTTCAATTCCACCGGCTATTCCCTCGTCGGCGCCGGGTACGTATGGGATCGCAGACTTTCTAGTATTAATGAGGGGACATATTGGTTTTATCCTGAGGAAAATGCAGAAAATCCAGATGCAAAAGCAGCAGCAGCAGCAGCAGGTGCTCAATTAAGCGATCTTATTGTAACTAAAGCTTCTAAGTTGAACGGCTTCTCTGTTCGCTGTGTAAAAATGGATTAATCTAAACAAAGAATTTTAACAAAAAAATCGGGCTGTCTTGAACAGCTCGCTGGGGTTGACATGTCTAAAAAGATCAACAAGAAGAAAAATGCTCGCAACAACTTCAAAGTCGAGGCCCTCGAGCCGCGACTGATGATGGATGCCGAACCGCTGGACCCGGCGCTCGAATCGAACCTCGACATACAGCAGTTTGACTCGTATGTGGAGCAAATCGGGAGCCTCTCGGAAGACATTGGTGACAAGGCTGTCGCTTCTCTTGGACAGTTTGACAAGATTGATTTTACCCAGTTTCACCTGGCGGATAAGGCCAATGCTGCCATTGAATTTGTCGGCGATTCCGCGGAACAACTCAAGTCCGTTTTTGCAGACAAGGTAAACACTACTCTTGGAAACGCCCTCAAGGATCTTGAAAAGAAATACTACGTAGACGAAGTGACGCTCGAAGAAGGGAAAATCAAGCTTGCTGATTTTGTCCAGAATTATGTTGCCGAAAATGCAGAAGGCACCGGCCTGACTTTCGCAGTCGAAGGTTCCAAACTTGTCGTCAATTACGACATTGAATACGCCAAGAACATCACCGACATGGGCTTCGACTTGGCCGAAGGGAAACTTGAACTTACAAGCGAGGGAACAGCCCTCAATACGTCGGCCAAGTTCAAGGCCGTTATCGATCTGGACAAGGGTGGAAACGGTATAATCCTGGACGAAACTTCCGACGTCGGTGATTTTGCCGTATCCGTTGAAGAACTGAAGATCTCCGTGGACAACCTTGGCATGAAGGCAAAATTCATGAACGTTGTGCTTGAGGAGGTCGACAAGGAGGGCGAAGATGGCCCCGACCTGAGCATTAGCTACGCTTCCGGTTCAGATGTCAGCCAGAGTGTCAATCTGGAATTCGGACTTGCCAATTCCGGTGAACTGCCGTTCGAATTCAAGGATGGAGAACTGTTGACTCTCGCAACTGTTGATGGGACACTTGAGGCGAGTATCCCGGATATCCAGATGAAGGAAGGGTCTGAGGTCTGGAAAGGAGTGTTCAACAACGGCTCCATCGGAAATCTCCCCTTTATTGGTGAATCGACCTTTGGTGTAGGCTCACAGAAATACACTTTGCCGCAGTTGGTCGAAAAAGTCAATGACCTGTGGACCAAGGTCTCCATTGCATTGACCAGCACTGTCGAACCCGTGCAGTTCTACAAGGATAGAGTCCAGTTGAATTTGAGCTCACTAAGGGAAAATCTCCAGATTATCCTTGGTGACTCGTATGGGGAATGGACTGAACTCCTGGATAAATTGATGGTGAAGGCTGTTGGGAATGGCAACGAGTTCTATTCGCTTATCGGCGAACCGACAGAAGCCCTGCATTTGATGAATCTGAAGGATGAAGCTGTGCTTTCCTTCGTGATTGCTCCGAAAAGTCTCTCGTTGGAATCTCTTGATATCGGGCTCACATCACTCGAGGGCCTCTCTGCCGATATCGCCCTTGCATTTAATGTGAAGGTGAATGTCAAGGATGATTCTTCTATTTCTTTTGCGGAAGTATCCTTGGATGATTTTTCTCTGAAAATGGGTGCATCCTTGACCGATTCCAACTGGGGCCCGGTGCAACTGAATGGCGTAAAATTCAACTATGACGTAAAGATTGATAGCGATAATGACCTGCAACAGAATGTCGCTTTCGATTATGAAAGTGTCGACCTGGTTGTCAATGGCAATACTCTGTATAGTTCCGCTAGCGGCTCTATTACATGCGCTAATCCCGGCACGGATGAGCAAAAGTGGAGCCTGTATTTGGATAAGGGAATTGTCGGTGACCTGCCGTTTGTTTTTGAAGAAAGTGAGGTGACATTCTCCAAGGTGGATGGTGTTGTTACACCAAAACTGCCGGAATTTGACCTTAGAGAGTCGTTCTCGCTAGAGAATGCCGTAAGCCTTCTTTCTTCCGTGAAAATTCCGTTTATCAATAGTGATATTACGGAAAAAATAACGAGTTTATCTTCTTGCTGGAATAAAATTGTTATGGCTATCCAGGGGGCAATGGAGCAGGGCAGTGATGTTGTCACAATCAGTTGCGAAAAGCTCTCTGCATTGCTTGCACAATTTGATAAAGACGAGACTGTAAAATCGGCGCTTCGTGAACTTGACCTGAAGTATGGTGAAAATTCGTTTAATTTGCTTGCCGACAATGATGACGATTTGACAATACAACTGAAGGAAAATGCGGATAATGTGTTTGCCTTGGAATTCAAGGTTAATAGCGAGACCTTGAGTGATAGGCTCGATTTCGGAGTGCTCGAACTTGATGATGTCGCAATGGACATTGCTTTTTCGATGAATGTCAAGGTGCATGTGGCTAAGCCGGGAGATGAACTGCAGGCAAACATCTGTGAAGTTACTCTGGATGAAGCCTCTGTGCATCTCACAAAGTCCGATATTACACATGAACATGAACTTGAATTTGGAAAGTTCAAGGTAGATATTAAAGAAGGTAATCTTGATTTGGGTATCAAAATAGATTCCCAAATGAAGGTTTCCTTCGATGAAAATTCTGGGATTGATTTGGAGAACTTCAAAATTTCGTTCGAATCGTTTGAAGTAGATAATCTCAATTCTAGTATTGTATGCAACGCAAGTGAAGACGGTTCACAGGTCTGGTCTCTTGACTTAAGTAGCATTAAAGGCGAATTAAATGATTGGCCTATTACAATAAGTGATTCTGCGCTGAAAGTGTGTTGTGATAAGGGTGAGTGGAAATTTGAAGTTCCGTCGTTTGAGTGGAATGACAGTTTCTCTATCGTTAACAGCTTAAATACACTGTTGGATGGGCTGTTGGTAGAATTGCCGGAATCCTTCAATCTTGACATTCCGCTGGGGGGAGACTCCACTGTTAAGCTTTCTAATGTCGCTGAGGTGATAAATGAAAGCTTTTTGGACACGTTTGTTCTTATAAATAACGCTAATAGTGCTTTTGACGTTGATAAGCAATTGCTTACGTTGGACTTGAGTAGCTTGAAGCTGAACGAAAATCAGAAACAAATTCTTGACAAACAGAAACAAATTCTTTCTTCGCTGGAAATTTCTGTTGCTGGTGGGGAGGTTGCTAATCTTTTAGATAATGATTCTGCGGATAAACCAGTCGAATTGCCCCCTGACAAACATACAATTTTGTTGAGTTTTGTTCCAAATTTCGGACAAATTTATGAACTTGATTTAGGATTTACAAAACTGAAAGAGATCGACATCTCCGCGAAATTTAATGTTGAGATTACTTTAACGATTGACGATGAGGGAAATTGTACTTATGAAGTTGATGTTCCTGATTATGCGCTAGATTTCTACTTCTCGCAAGGAGATATAAAGTTCGGCATTATTGGTGGAAGCTTCAATTGGGGTTCGTTTAGCTCTATCCAAGATTTTTCGATGAAAAGTGTGCTAGAGGCGATAGGTGCTATTCCGTTTGTCAATGATTTTGTTAATAAAGAAATTCAAGTTGCGGATGCTCGCCTTAGTTTGAATGACGCACTGGACAAAGTGAACGATTCCCGGAAATTGATTGCCTTTGTGCTGGGGGATGCCCTTACGTTCGGTGAAGGCGATTCCCTGACTTTGAATGTCGAAGCCTTAAAAAACAACCATTTTTTAAATGATAAAATTAATGATATTAAGTCGTTCTTTGCTTCTGTAGAATTGGTCTATGGAACGGGAGATGAAGATATAATTGATCTTCTTGAACTTAATGAAATTGCAGAATCGCCGATAGCCTTGAATGGGACTGATTTGCATGTCGCCTTCAAATTGAGTCTTGGTAACCAAACTCTTGATTTGAAGCTTTTCAAGTTGGACCAAACGGAGTTTGGACTTACTCTTGATTGCTCGCTGGAAATTGAAAACAAAGAAAACAAGGCGTTCATCAAAAAGATAGATGTGAGCAGTGTTGGACTGGATGCTGAGTGCGATGAAATATCTCTGAATGTCGGTGCAGCTTCTGCGACGTTGAGTGGTTGCAACTTTAACGTCTCGGCGAGTCTTGAAGATGAAAGCGTTTCGCCTGAGATTAAACTTGCTTATGGTTCGGCGGATGTTGAAATCTTGTCTGAAACTCATAATATTGTAGATCCCGGTGAATTTTTCTATAGTAACGGTGGATGGAATATTCCTGATGCCATAACCGGCCTTGTTGAAGGGTTCAATATAGGTGTAGATTTTTCTTTGGAATCGGCTCTCTCCGCACTGAAGAATATTTCAAACCTT
Above is a window of Fibrobacter sp. UWR3 DNA encoding:
- a CDS encoding carboxypeptidase regulatory-like domain-containing protein, with the protein product MNKLVTLLFALFLAACSVTDSESDDYSKWEFSGYVLDASNGKGLEGATISYQVADGKTLMATTDEDGAFFIDRLPYGSISFSFSYTKVKGKDTLHYAPKVRTVGSTNESSSMHGIVASVSNIIRLSPLNAGITGEYYIHDPQTGAALPVQKAKVWITHADTSYINLDEDSFSTKTDSLGKFEFEGLPADSGLLLNIAPYTHNGLRFTLPATVLPRLAAESSKDIGRAYLPQDTSITVPFRIKASNVMDTDQKGYKNVSPLAVPYYVFNEAITENNLGVSMTGDSAFILTPQVKGDTLFLKHDRPLPASTEFSTTIVAYTKKKNERIEITLDGASAFTTDRGLYAVTSNAWPQNEKYRSSFSIDDTLWVKFSEKLSKNVERVQWHFIAKASRTISCNGSFATADAWISKDTLFVQMREKILDARTPGDSVGMDVTVYAENGLYLEHLLIMTELEVPPSSSSVADSTASSSSGVPESSSSAATASSSSSSST
- a CDS encoding DUF3467 domain-containing protein, whose protein sequence is MPENKKAQNEQPEVVWNDSNMKSLYVNATNVVGGREEIMMLLGLNQAWSMGQGKVNVDIAERVVMTPYTAKRLAIMLAATLKAYEAKFGPVDIGVAKATAKKA
- a CDS encoding FISUMP domain-containing protein, yielding MRVADKFLEIILLYEIFIIFSSVLQNRRTKVKMVKKIGSMSVFALAMLAFSACDDTSSASSDETDASSSSVESSDSDDSSSSVSEKSSSSDVKYSSSVKDNPISVDSKSSSSVKSSSSISVGSSSSSKKIDSSSSVVSSSSKIQSSSSKRSSSSSIASSSSSVKSSSSSVKSSSSVVSSSSKDVASSSSEYVPFDHTVTLGEMRDEYKKFTDERNGRSYYYITIRGKNSKGEADSVTVMAENLNIGKMITYVKDQADDTLIERYCYDRDTTNCDRYGGLYQWAEMMQLPSRCNTESCADLIQENHQGICPDGWRLLTQEDFYIVLHADGNTHGIAGVRSSYGFNGFNSTGYSLVGAGYVWDRRLSSINEGTYWFYPEENAENPDAKAAAAAAGAQLSDLIVTKASKLNGFSVRCVKMD
- a CDS encoding LEPR-XLL domain-containing protein; the protein is MSKKINKKKNARNNFKVEALEPRLMMDAEPLDPALESNLDIQQFDSYVEQIGSLSEDIGDKAVASLGQFDKIDFTQFHLADKANAAIEFVGDSAEQLKSVFADKVNTTLGNALKDLEKKYYVDEVTLEEGKIKLADFVQNYVAENAEGTGLTFAVEGSKLVVNYDIEYAKNITDMGFDLAEGKLELTSEGTALNTSAKFKAVIDLDKGGNGIILDETSDVGDFAVSVEELKISVDNLGMKAKFMNVVLEEVDKEGEDGPDLSISYASGSDVSQSVNLEFGLANSGELPFEFKDGELLTLATVDGTLEASIPDIQMKEGSEVWKGVFNNGSIGNLPFIGESTFGVGSQKYTLPQLVEKVNDLWTKVSIALTSTVEPVQFYKDRVQLNLSSLRENLQIILGDSYGEWTELLDKLMVKAVGNGNEFYSLIGEPTEALHLMNLKDEAVLSFVIAPKSLSLESLDIGLTSLEGLSADIALAFNVKVNVKDDSSISFAEVSLDDFSLKMGASLTDSNWGPVQLNGVKFNYDVKIDSDNDLQQNVAFDYESVDLVVNGNTLYSSASGSITCANPGTDEQKWSLYLDKGIVGDLPFVFEESEVTFSKVDGVVTPKLPEFDLRESFSLENAVSLLSSVKIPFINSDITEKITSLSSCWNKIVMAIQGAMEQGSDVVTISCEKLSALLAQFDKDETVKSALRELDLKYGENSFNLLADNDDDLTIQLKENADNVFALEFKVNSETLSDRLDFGVLELDDVAMDIAFSMNVKVHVAKPGDELQANICEVTLDEASVHLTKSDITHEHELEFGKFKVDIKEGNLDLGIKIDSQMKVSFDENSGIDLENFKISFESFEVDNLNSSIVCNASEDGSQVWSLDLSSIKGELNDWPITISDSALKVCCDKGEWKFEVPSFEWNDSFSIVNSLNTLLDGLLVELPESFNLDIPLGGDSTVKLSNVAEVINESFLDTFVLINNANSAFDVDKQLLTLDLSSLKLNENQKQILDKQKQILSSLEISVAGGEVANLLDNDSADKPVELPPDKHTILLSFVPNFGQIYELDLGFTKLKEIDISAKFNVEITLTIDDEGNCTYEVDVPDYALDFYFSQGDIKFGIIGGSFNWGSFSSIQDFSMKSVLEAIGAIPFVNDFVNKEIQVADARLSLNDALDKVNDSRKLIAFVLGDALTFGEGDSLTLNVEALKNNHFLNDKINDIKSFFASVELVYGTGDEDIIDLLELNEIAESPIALNGTDLHVAFKLSLGNQTLDLKLFKLDQTEFGLTLDCSLEIENKENKAFIKKIDVSSVGLDAECDEISLNVGAASATLSGCNFNVSASLEDESVSPEIKLAYGSADVEILSETHNIVDPGEFFYSNGGWNIPDAITGLVEGFNIGVDFSLESALSALKNISNLPLVEEKIPNVSQIVKSLDEKWNPILQSIRSAVNEGELKLEELRGKITVISGIGDVLSGLVVNGNDLLSGAGSDEGLDLSGLGGKLEVTLVPNIDLAGNDFTFDFLGKDICLKLDASLEITLELGFEITEDNKPSFESLSLKKATLSVTGSLDEGVEFSLGLVGVSFAEASLEVKLEVGDSPVKVPEVSFDLTGTELKVGGVAIKQFENLEFGYKQGTGEWEIPDELKQFMSFSGENMVQQVHMYLNTLQTALRNLVESKTKLDFLDGSIDKVVDICDKVEQLVYGFSEGTDEYGLLKCDEGRYVANFEGVDDFVTKFNDAWAELFFQGAEDAPTVCSMSYVYKVDGEEPIEVALKEDGSFDGLPDGAEFIGNRLVFNLSFNLGKEFELNFAKSLSSFDVASVLTSGYFLSQVEQALNLLSMSTLRLLQYSQKRKQRVF